The Vitis vinifera cultivar Pinot Noir 40024 chromosome 1, ASM3070453v1 DNA segment AGGAAATAAAAGATTACTCTCAAACTAACCTCTATCCTTAGACCGATGTTTTCTATCCTTCATCTTCTCCCGGTCCTTGTCAATCTCATCACGCTCCCGTTCCCTATCAGAATCCCTTCCTCTATCACGGTCCCGTGCTTTTGCTCTTTCCCTTTCCCTGTCCCTGTCCCTGTCCCTGTCCCTGTCCCTTTCTCTCTCCCTTTCCCTCTCCTTGTTCCTTTCCCCACTTGCCTCTGTTCTATGCTCAGACTTGGATGGTATGGGCTCTTCTCTACCCTCTCCCTCCACAGCCATGCTCTTGGGATTCCTTCAACATGTCAAGGGCTTGTTTTACCATTGAATTCTTGGACCCACCTGATTCTGGATTAATCAACGTGGAAGCTGCTTTGGGAGTGACAGTATCATTATTAGCCGATGGGCCACTCTGCAAAATAACAATTGTCCACATCAATAATATAATTCCATTTTGTTATTTGGAGGGGGTCCTGCAATCAATTAACAGCATCCAATAATGAGTAAAACTTCTGCTACTCTTGCCGTCGTTAACCTTTCTCTAGGCGCAGGCATAGCTGGCAGGTTCAATGGTTCACCAAAAAGAGCAGCACAACAATTCACCtgctttttcttcattttccttcggtctttcttttttttttttttttgggagaaaatGTCAAAGTAGTGCCTGCCCTACTGATGTATGAAATgctgtgatttttttttttttgggaataggagaattaaaaaaaataaaatagtacatttgcattttaaatttgtttcctTACATATTTCTAGAACCTAAGAGtaaaaatacattattttaattaagtttaaataatttttaaattttgatgcAAAAATCGCaaagaaatgtaaaaaaaatagaacaaaataaaaaaatggaccTTGCTAATAAGTTTTATGGGTGGTTAGAAAATGTTAtcctttatatttattttttagtatcaaacaatgtttttagaattggATT contains these protein-coding regions:
- the LOC104880255 gene encoding cyclin-L1-1 isoform X2, translating into MAVEGEGREEPIPSKSEHRTEASGERNKERERERERDRDRDRDRDRERERAKARDRDRGRDSDRERERDEIDKDREKMKDRKHRSKDRGGHSEKSRRHSYRGLHLTFLRSSSYSSREKDRHRHHPYS
- the LOC104880255 gene encoding uncharacterized protein LOC104880255 isoform X1 produces the protein MAVEGEGREEPIPSKSEHRTEASGERNKERERERERDRDRDRDRDRERERAKARDRDRGRDSDRERERDEIDKDREKMKDRKHRSKDRGGHSEKSRRHSYRAPLILQGRRIAIDIILTLEPVAKVYLFSNPTFRA